A window of the Trueperaceae bacterium genome harbors these coding sequences:
- a CDS encoding deoxynucleoside kinase, with product MSYIVIEGVIGVGKTSLSKLLAETLGARLVLEVVEENPFLASFYESPERYAFQAQTFFLLSRFRQLQQLDQQPLFERHTVADYLFDKDFIFASLNLQGAEWELYRELYSHLRPRLTTPDLVVYLRADPELLLERIALRGRPFEREIEASYLRRLGEAYDQFFSQYMGPYTVVEAESVDFVTSERDRRLLLDTILQNAKAA from the coding sequence ATGTCGTACATCGTCATCGAGGGGGTCATCGGCGTCGGCAAGACCAGCCTCAGCAAGCTTCTGGCCGAGACCCTGGGCGCCAGGCTGGTGCTCGAGGTGGTAGAAGAGAACCCCTTCCTCGCGAGTTTCTACGAATCCCCAGAGCGCTACGCCTTCCAGGCGCAGACCTTCTTCCTGCTCTCCCGCTTCCGTCAGTTGCAGCAACTCGATCAGCAGCCGCTCTTCGAGCGACACACTGTCGCCGACTATCTTTTCGACAAGGACTTCATTTTCGCGTCTCTCAACCTCCAGGGCGCCGAATGGGAGCTCTATCGGGAGCTCTACTCCCACCTACGGCCCAGACTCACCACGCCCGACCTGGTCGTTTACCTGCGGGCCGACCCCGAACTGCTGCTCGAGCGCATCGCCCTGCGGGGCCGTCCCTTCGAGAGGGAGATCGAGGCGAGCTACCTGCGCCGACTGGGCGAAGCGTACGACCAGTTCTTCTCCCAATACATGGGGCCGTACACGGTGGTCGAGGCCGAGTCGGTCGACTTCGTGACGAGTGAACGCGATCGACGGTTGCTCCTCGACACGATCCTGCAGAACGCGAAGGCTGCCTGA
- the era gene encoding GTPase Era — MSDHLPTDPTPANDTPRVTHSGFVAILGKPNVGKSTLLNTILGVKVAPITPKPQTTRRGVRGIYTEEDRQLVFVDTPGLHRTKGPTALDEYMGREVRGALVDVEVVLWVVDLRRPPGDEDRDVARLLNGIDPETPIWLVGNKLDAARYPDEALDLYSDLTRTDRVYKLSALNDPEAVYELRHDLFELLPEAPFFFPENIRSDQSREAWAAELIRESAMTHLRDELPYAVAVNVTSWEDAEGEGPDVITAEIWVEKQNHRGMVIGKQGSMIKEIGRTARKQLEIFVNRRLYLDLEVVVRRNWREDPEALRELGLEN; from the coding sequence ATGTCTGATCACCTGCCCACCGATCCCACCCCGGCCAACGACACCCCTCGCGTCACCCACTCCGGTTTCGTGGCTATCCTCGGCAAGCCCAACGTGGGCAAGTCGACGCTGCTGAACACCATCCTCGGCGTGAAGGTCGCTCCCATAACGCCGAAGCCCCAGACGACGCGGAGGGGCGTGCGGGGGATCTACACCGAGGAGGATCGGCAGCTGGTCTTCGTCGACACCCCGGGCCTGCACCGCACGAAGGGCCCCACGGCACTCGACGAGTACATGGGCAGAGAGGTGCGCGGCGCCCTCGTGGACGTAGAGGTGGTCCTCTGGGTGGTCGACCTGCGGCGCCCGCCGGGGGATGAAGACCGCGACGTCGCCCGGCTACTGAACGGCATCGATCCGGAAACGCCCATCTGGCTGGTGGGCAACAAGCTGGACGCGGCCCGGTACCCGGATGAAGCCCTCGACCTCTACAGCGATCTGACCAGGACAGACAGGGTCTACAAGCTCTCGGCGCTCAACGATCCAGAGGCGGTATACGAGCTGCGACACGACCTCTTCGAACTCCTTCCAGAGGCCCCCTTCTTCTTCCCCGAGAACATCCGCAGCGACCAGTCACGTGAGGCGTGGGCGGCGGAGCTCATCCGCGAGAGCGCCATGACTCACCTGCGGGACGAGCTTCCCTACGCCGTCGCGGTGAACGTGACGAGCTGGGAGGACGCGGAAGGCGAGGGACCCGATGTGATCACTGCCGAGATATGGGTGGAGAAGCAGAACCACCGAGGGATGGTTATCGGCAAGCAGGGTTCGATGATCAAGGAGATCGGCCGGACCGCCCGGAAGCAACTCGAGATCTTCGTCAACCGCCGTCTCTACCTAGACCTCGAGGTGGTCGTCCGCAGGAACTGGCGCGAAGATCCCGAAGCCCTTCGGGAGCTGGGCCTGGAGAACTGA
- a CDS encoding UDP-N-acetylmuramoyl-L-alanyl-D-glutamate--2,6-diaminopimelate ligase, with protein MTLAELAREGLGIELGPSAPGRTKVTGVSQDHRKVQPGHVFVARVGAKFDGHRYVRLAIEQGAIAVVGMKEAGPVLPWNSTPYLQVDDDRVALARLAATFQRFPSRSLQVVGVTGTDGKTTVSTLLHHLLAGEFRSGLMSTAGIRAGSELLPLEGHFTTPEASEVQAILAAFRDRGCTHAVVESSSHALAMHRLDGVEYDLAVWTNLSPEHLDYHGSLEAYREAKLTLIRRSPVAVLNRDDEQFEAFAEAAKLIISYGVDPLADWRAEEIEEVSMGLSFTIVSPAGRCHALLPMVGGFNVHNALAAAAAASHLGVPLDSIVRRLADFGGVPGRMQIIQREPFAVVVDFAHTGPALEKALAALRPAVAGRILLVVGAAGERDPGKRRPLGRAAARGSDFTFFTEEDHRSESLEAILDELEAGALEAGATPHSFERVPDRREAIAAAIAAAREGDLVLLAGKGHESSLERANEVLPWDEAAEASRHLSGAG; from the coding sequence ATGACACTCGCCGAACTCGCCCGCGAAGGTCTCGGGATCGAGCTGGGACCCTCGGCTCCAGGGCGTACGAAAGTGACCGGAGTGTCGCAGGATCACCGGAAGGTACAGCCTGGCCACGTCTTCGTCGCCCGGGTAGGCGCGAAGTTCGACGGACATCGCTACGTCCGGCTGGCGATCGAACAGGGGGCGATCGCCGTCGTCGGGATGAAGGAGGCAGGCCCCGTCCTCCCCTGGAACTCCACCCCCTACCTGCAGGTCGACGACGACCGGGTCGCGCTGGCGCGCCTGGCCGCTACCTTCCAGCGGTTCCCATCACGTTCGCTGCAGGTCGTCGGGGTAACCGGTACCGATGGCAAGACGACCGTTTCTACGCTGCTCCATCATCTGCTGGCAGGAGAGTTCCGAAGTGGCCTGATGAGCACGGCCGGAATCCGAGCCGGCTCCGAACTGCTCCCGCTCGAGGGGCACTTCACCACTCCTGAAGCGAGCGAGGTTCAGGCCATCCTCGCTGCCTTCCGCGACCGGGGCTGCACCCACGCGGTCGTCGAGTCGAGCTCCCACGCTCTGGCGATGCACCGTCTCGATGGCGTCGAGTACGACCTGGCGGTGTGGACCAACCTGAGTCCGGAACACCTCGATTACCACGGTTCTCTCGAGGCGTACCGCGAGGCCAAGCTGACCCTGATCCGGCGGTCCCCGGTCGCCGTTCTGAACCGCGATGACGAGCAGTTCGAAGCTTTCGCCGAGGCGGCGAAGCTGATCATCTCCTACGGCGTCGATCCTCTCGCGGACTGGCGGGCAGAGGAGATAGAGGAGGTGTCCATGGGCCTCTCTTTCACCATCGTCTCGCCGGCCGGACGCTGCCATGCCCTGCTCCCCATGGTGGGTGGTTTCAATGTCCATAATGCGCTCGCCGCTGCGGCTGCTGCCTCGCACTTGGGCGTTCCGCTCGACTCGATCGTCCGTCGGCTCGCCGACTTCGGAGGAGTGCCCGGGCGCATGCAGATCATCCAACGGGAGCCGTTCGCGGTCGTCGTCGACTTCGCTCACACCGGACCCGCTCTCGAGAAGGCACTGGCGGCCCTGCGGCCTGCCGTAGCTGGACGGATCCTCCTGGTTGTGGGCGCGGCGGGTGAGCGTGATCCGGGCAAACGCCGTCCGTTGGGCAGGGCGGCCGCCCGCGGCTCCGACTTCACCTTCTTCACTGAGGAGGATCATCGGAGCGAGAGCCTCGAGGCGATACTCGACGAGCTCGAGGCGGGAGCACTCGAGGCGGGGGCAACTCCGCACTCGTTCGAGAGGGTGCCCGACCGGCGTGAGGCTATAGCCGCGGCGATAGCCGCAGCCCGGGAGGGGGACCTGGTGCTGCTCGCCGGCAAGGGGCACGAGAGCTCGCTCGAACGAGCGAACGAGGTCCTTCCCTGGGACGAAGCAGCCGAGGCGAGCCGGCATCTGAGCGGGGCGGGCTGA
- a CDS encoding GIY-YIG nuclease family protein, translating to MPIAARWRSLSDLPAPRGREAMPGVYEIADGEKRTIYIGQSARDVPNRLRQHLARSPCVSDAGRYWRYSYSRIPRAEEARLLSQHQEAYGELPRCNRAKPLERDARRRYAERSSDE from the coding sequence GTGCCGATAGCCGCCCGCTGGCGTTCGCTCTCCGACCTTCCCGCACCACGGGGCCGGGAGGCCATGCCCGGCGTCTACGAGATCGCCGACGGGGAGAAACGGACGATCTACATCGGCCAATCGGCACGGGACGTGCCTAACCGATTGCGTCAGCATCTGGCGCGCAGCCCCTGCGTCTCGGACGCGGGTCGTTACTGGCGTTACTCCTACAGCCGCATCCCACGAGCAGAGGAGGCGCGGCTGCTGTCGCAGCACCAGGAAGCGTACGGGGAGTTGCCCCGGTGCAACCGTGCCAAGCCACTCGAAAGGGATGCCCGGAGGCGCTACGCGGAGCGGAGCAGCGACGAGTGA
- a CDS encoding EAL domain-containing protein: protein MPVDNPHDDDPFIGLTFQYQPILGADGARLLAYETLVRRSRRDGTIDGPDVLLPVLTGPDWISAFTRLSLEFALARLDAEPYLPALSVNLSPRQMELDVVGEVISRAPVSIRRRLMIELTEDPIVDHPGVANMLHGLAVLGVRVFLDDVTLCSAMRLSTLRRAVHGLKLDRSLVGEFSATKLSDEARALIDMADDSGLLLVAEGIEDAKLLPRLAARGIPFFQGFALGEPWTEPKVARRRIVSPGNVALLPEPELLRSLSRPISKLN from the coding sequence GTGCCTGTCGACAACCCGCATGACGACGATCCCTTCATAGGCCTGACTTTCCAGTACCAGCCGATCCTGGGCGCCGATGGCGCGCGACTACTCGCCTACGAAACGTTGGTGAGACGCTCGCGGAGAGACGGCACTATCGACGGCCCCGATGTGCTCCTTCCGGTCCTGACCGGGCCCGATTGGATCTCGGCGTTCACGCGCTTATCGCTCGAGTTCGCGCTCGCTCGCCTCGACGCCGAGCCCTACCTGCCGGCGCTGTCGGTCAACCTGAGCCCCCGCCAGATGGAACTGGACGTAGTAGGAGAGGTGATCTCCAGGGCGCCGGTATCGATACGGCGAAGGTTGATGATCGAACTCACCGAGGATCCGATAGTCGACCATCCCGGTGTAGCAAACATGTTGCACGGGCTCGCCGTCCTGGGCGTGCGGGTGTTCCTCGACGACGTCACGCTCTGCTCCGCGATGCGCCTGAGCACCCTGCGGCGTGCCGTCCACGGCCTCAAGCTGGACCGCAGTCTCGTTGGCGAGTTCAGCGCGACCAAGCTGTCGGACGAAGCCCGTGCGCTGATCGATATGGCCGACGACAGCGGCCTCCTGCTGGTAGCCGAAGGCATCGAGGACGCGAAACTGCTCCCCCGCCTCGCAGCCAGAGGGATCCCGTTCTTCCAGGGGTTCGCGCTCGGCGAGCCTTGGACCGAACCCAAGGTCGCACGCCGGCGCATCGTCTCACCCGGAAACGTCGCCCTGCTACCCGAACCGGAACTGCTCAGGTCTCTCAGCAGACCCATCAGCAAACTCAACTGA
- a CDS encoding deoxynucleoside kinase → MYVAVAGNIGAGKSTLTRLLSSTFDLAPVYEAVEENPYLEDFYRDMERYAFHSQMFFLGKRLEQHLSQVNPGQRVIQDRTIYEDAAIFAYNLYADGVLSERDYRSYRQMYEAISRALRPPDLLIYLEASLPTLRRHIAQRGRAYEAGIEDDYLERLNELYRGWIDGYELSELLVLPADDLDFVRSDADREAVIELVERRGLSRPLVSAIRGQVGRG, encoded by the coding sequence GTGTACGTTGCCGTAGCCGGCAACATCGGTGCCGGCAAGTCGACGCTCACCCGGCTGCTTTCGTCCACCTTCGATCTGGCGCCGGTCTACGAGGCGGTCGAGGAGAACCCTTACCTCGAGGACTTCTACCGGGACATGGAGCGATACGCGTTCCACTCGCAGATGTTCTTCCTGGGGAAGAGGCTGGAGCAACACCTCTCCCAGGTGAACCCGGGACAGCGGGTGATCCAGGACCGCACGATCTACGAGGACGCGGCGATCTTCGCCTACAACCTCTACGCCGATGGGGTTCTCTCCGAACGGGACTACCGCTCCTACCGCCAGATGTACGAGGCCATCAGCAGGGCGCTCCGCCCGCCCGACCTGCTCATCTACCTCGAGGCATCGCTTCCGACCCTCAGACGCCACATCGCCCAGCGAGGGCGCGCGTACGAGGCGGGGATCGAAGACGACTACCTGGAGCGTCTGAACGAGCTGTACCGCGGTTGGATTGACGGCTATGAGCTCTCCGAGCTACTCGTGCTGCCCGCCGACGATCTCGACTTCGTGAGGAGCGACGCGGATCGCGAGGCCGTGATAGAGCTGGTGGAGCGACGCGGGCTCAGCCGTCCTCTGGTGTCGGCGATCAGGGGGCAAGTGGGCAGAGGATGA
- a CDS encoding thymidine phosphorylase, with protein MRPADVILAKRSGQSHPRDVLSEFLNGYLNGSVADYQVAAWLMAVCFQGMSARETADLTEIMAKSGDVLDLSSLPYTVDKHSTGGVGDKTSLVLAPLLAEAGATVAKMSGRGLGHTGGTVDKLESIPGFRSELSDEEFLSQAAAIGVVVSGQSKEMAPLDGLLYSLRDATGTVESLPLIASSIMSKKLAGGAGAIVLDVKVGKGAFLRTLEDARKLARMMISIGEHAGRNVRAVLTGMEQPLGYAVGNSLEVREAIGCLRGQGPADLTELCLTLAEQVVTAAGLQRSRQELAGLLEDGRAYDRFVSWIEAQGGDENSLDALELAPGEAEVESPVGGIVSRLDALAIGRAAGLLGGGRSRKGEAIDPGVGVSLHVKVGDRVEAGERVATLHHRGGRGLDEARELVKNAYEVGDAVEPQPLIIEVVGPG; from the coding sequence ATGCGCCCTGCAGACGTCATCCTTGCCAAGCGGAGCGGCCAGAGTCACCCCAGAGACGTACTGAGCGAGTTCCTGAACGGTTACCTGAACGGCTCCGTCGCGGACTACCAGGTTGCAGCGTGGCTCATGGCCGTCTGCTTCCAGGGGATGAGCGCGCGGGAAACCGCGGACCTCACCGAGATCATGGCGAAATCCGGCGACGTCCTCGATCTCTCTTCCCTGCCCTACACCGTCGACAAGCACTCGACCGGCGGGGTCGGCGACAAGACGAGCCTCGTGCTCGCACCCCTGTTGGCCGAGGCCGGCGCGACCGTCGCGAAGATGAGCGGGCGCGGTCTGGGGCACACTGGCGGCACGGTCGACAAATTGGAGAGCATCCCCGGTTTCCGGAGTGAACTCAGCGACGAGGAGTTCCTCTCCCAGGCAGCCGCCATCGGAGTCGTCGTCAGTGGACAGTCGAAGGAGATGGCCCCCCTGGACGGTCTCCTCTACTCGCTGCGGGACGCGACCGGTACTGTCGAATCGCTCCCGCTGATCGCGTCGTCGATCATGAGCAAGAAGCTGGCCGGCGGCGCGGGCGCCATCGTTCTCGACGTGAAGGTCGGCAAGGGCGCGTTCCTCCGCACTCTCGAGGACGCCCGGAAGTTGGCACGGATGATGATCTCGATAGGCGAGCATGCCGGCCGGAACGTGCGAGCGGTATTGACGGGGATGGAGCAACCGCTGGGGTACGCCGTCGGGAACTCGCTAGAGGTTCGCGAAGCGATCGGCTGCCTGCGGGGGCAGGGGCCGGCCGATCTCACCGAACTCTGTCTCACCCTCGCCGAGCAGGTTGTGACGGCGGCGGGACTGCAACGCTCCAGGCAGGAGTTGGCCGGCTTGTTGGAGGACGGCCGGGCCTACGACCGGTTCGTCTCCTGGATAGAAGCGCAGGGCGGAGATGAAAATTCTCTGGACGCTCTGGAACTGGCACCGGGGGAAGCAGAGGTCGAGTCGCCGGTGGGCGGCATAGTGAGCCGTCTGGACGCGTTGGCTATCGGCCGTGCAGCCGGTCTGCTCGGAGGTGGCAGAAGCCGCAAAGGCGAAGCGATCGATCCCGGTGTGGGCGTGTCGCTGCACGTCAAGGTAGGAGACCGCGTAGAAGCGGGTGAGCGTGTGGCGACACTGCACCACCGGGGCGGACGCGGGCTGGACGAAGCACGCGAACTCGTCAAGAACGCCTACGAGGTCGGGGACGCTGTCGAACCGCAACCTCTGATAATCGAGGTAGTTGGGCCGGGTTGA
- a CDS encoding hemolysin family protein — protein sequence MDDSRTGRQRRHFSAYYRLLPILFLIPLFSLVVAQDATVRSFGMGQVLLLVVLLLLSAFMSGSETALTALGEWKIRQIREEGRDPTGVFGLLERDPTRFITTLLIGNNIVNIAATALVTQISIGLSRSLGFSESLAVGYATGVMTLLVLIFGEITPKSIAVHHAVPVSRAVIRPVYLLSIVLYPIGLFFTFVVNGILRLLRLEPTSAALITENELRLMLRSAEESGVIEAQEQEMIRGIIDLEETVVREVMTPRVDVIAIPEGATLRELLQLTTEHRVSRLPVYADTVDNIRGIVYARDLLPYLGRPEELESTTVSDLMTSPHYVPETLSILSLLRDMRIRKNHISVVVDEFGGTAGVVTLEDIIEEITGEIYDETDIEEDEDIVDMGAGHYRILGSAHLEEVAGELKIVFDDDGEYDTLAGFLISEFGYIPRVGESLDYGGVHFTVDEADERRVQRVLAQVEPPQSDGDVQGPEDGPE from the coding sequence ATGGATGACAGCCGAACCGGCCGACAGCGACGCCACTTCTCTGCCTATTACAGGCTGCTTCCGATCCTCTTCCTGATCCCCCTCTTCAGCTTGGTCGTAGCCCAGGACGCCACTGTTCGCAGTTTCGGCATGGGTCAGGTCCTCCTGCTAGTCGTGCTGCTCCTGCTCTCTGCCTTCATGTCAGGGTCGGAGACGGCGCTGACCGCGCTTGGTGAGTGGAAGATCCGGCAGATCCGCGAGGAGGGCAGAGATCCGACGGGGGTCTTCGGACTGCTGGAGCGCGATCCGACCCGCTTCATCACCACCCTGCTCATCGGCAACAACATAGTGAACATCGCCGCTACCGCCCTGGTGACGCAGATAAGCATCGGCCTGTCGCGCTCGCTCGGTTTCTCCGAATCGCTGGCCGTCGGCTACGCAACCGGCGTGATGACTCTGCTGGTGCTGATCTTCGGTGAGATCACGCCGAAGTCGATCGCCGTGCACCACGCCGTGCCGGTCTCCCGGGCGGTGATCCGGCCGGTCTACCTCCTGTCGATCGTGCTCTACCCGATCGGGCTCTTCTTCACCTTCGTCGTCAACGGTATCCTGCGTCTGCTGAGGCTCGAGCCCACCTCGGCGGCATTGATCACCGAGAATGAGCTTCGCCTGATGCTCCGCAGCGCCGAGGAGTCGGGCGTCATCGAGGCCCAGGAGCAGGAGATGATCCGCGGCATCATCGACCTGGAGGAGACGGTCGTTCGCGAGGTGATGACGCCGCGAGTCGACGTGATCGCCATCCCCGAAGGCGCGACCCTGCGGGAACTGCTACAGCTGACGACCGAGCATCGGGTGAGCCGCCTGCCCGTCTACGCCGATACCGTCGACAACATCCGCGGGATCGTCTACGCCCGCGACCTGCTGCCCTACCTGGGTCGTCCCGAAGAGCTCGAGTCGACGACCGTGAGCGACCTGATGACGTCGCCTCACTACGTACCGGAGACGCTCTCGATACTCTCGCTGCTGCGCGACATGCGTATCCGCAAGAACCACATCTCGGTGGTGGTGGATGAGTTCGGTGGCACCGCCGGCGTGGTGACGCTCGAGGACATCATCGAGGAGATCACGGGCGAGATCTACGACGAGACCGACATCGAGGAGGATGAAGACATCGTCGATATGGGCGCGGGACACTACCGGATCCTGGGTTCGGCGCATCTCGAAGAGGTGGCCGGCGAGCTGAAGATAGTGTTCGACGACGACGGCGAGTACGACACTCTGGCCGGCTTCCTCATCTCGGAGTTCGGTTACATCCCGCGGGTCGGCGAATCGCTCGATTACGGCGGAGTCCACTTCACCGTGGACGAGGCCGACGAGCGGCGGGTGCAGCGGGTGCTCGCCCAGGTAGAACCCCCTCAGTCGGACGGGGACGTTCAGGGGCCGGAGGATGGCCCGGAGTAA
- a CDS encoding helix-turn-helix domain-containing protein, whose translation MHLDPGEGIDHLTRSVSQAELEGDHYGCARAANALAIRFHDLGDYHAMRTWASWGLQVFDENGLKDGMRRLALFGELAASRVLLGDTANLVEQVQDVHGTIENLLPGVAAIYRTLLAELERLRGNAELAAEYTYANLATASRSQKGLRAYEHVRSLLELGKIREAESVAAEAVALSAGIVRQHDMRARLALGMSQAFDNAESACKTLRPLMQAQIEFEQRAIAALHYLLAKPDGIDDIPDDLLEKLKGLTETALRVFSGPQDAFHKVWKQLGSTGQSVLELKVLGRTSARLEGNEIELTKRQWEILVALALHPEGLDYESLHAFLLRDDNRVSPGTLRSHVSHLRGRVPISDNPYRIEVPYTIDIRQVEEHIAEGRVREAVALANGIVLPRSTLPGIRELGEHLDQALRESVLTSDDSEVLYSATGLWPDDLEVWEASLAALHERDPRAPLIKARVQTLQREYGAV comes from the coding sequence ATGCATCTCGATCCGGGCGAGGGGATCGATCACCTTACGCGAAGCGTAAGTCAAGCGGAACTCGAAGGTGACCATTACGGATGCGCTCGGGCGGCCAATGCCCTGGCTATCCGATTCCACGATCTAGGCGATTACCACGCGATGCGAACCTGGGCGAGCTGGGGACTTCAGGTCTTCGACGAGAATGGCCTCAAGGACGGTATGCGGCGACTTGCACTGTTCGGCGAGCTGGCTGCATCGCGCGTCCTGCTTGGAGACACCGCGAACCTCGTTGAACAGGTCCAGGACGTGCACGGGACCATCGAAAATCTTCTGCCCGGCGTAGCAGCCATCTACCGAACACTACTGGCCGAACTGGAGAGGCTCAGAGGAAACGCCGAACTCGCGGCCGAATACACGTATGCCAACCTCGCCACGGCCTCACGGAGCCAGAAGGGGCTGCGCGCCTACGAGCATGTTCGCAGTTTGTTGGAACTAGGAAAGATTCGAGAGGCGGAGTCGGTGGCGGCCGAGGCGGTGGCTCTGAGTGCTGGAATCGTAAGGCAGCATGATATGCGAGCTCGACTCGCACTTGGCATGTCACAAGCTTTCGACAATGCAGAGTCTGCATGCAAAACACTAAGGCCACTAATGCAAGCCCAGATCGAGTTCGAACAGCGCGCTATCGCCGCGCTCCACTACCTGCTCGCTAAACCTGATGGGATAGACGACATCCCAGACGACCTCCTCGAGAAGCTCAAGGGACTCACCGAGACCGCTCTTCGCGTTTTCAGCGGACCCCAGGACGCGTTCCACAAGGTATGGAAGCAGTTGGGGTCCACGGGACAATCGGTCCTCGAGTTGAAGGTACTGGGTCGTACGAGCGCACGGCTCGAAGGGAACGAGATCGAGCTCACCAAGCGGCAGTGGGAGATCCTCGTGGCGTTGGCGCTTCATCCCGAGGGTCTCGATTACGAGAGCCTGCACGCGTTCCTGCTGCGCGACGACAACCGGGTGAGCCCTGGCACCCTTCGCTCCCACGTAAGTCACCTCCGCGGACGGGTGCCCATCAGTGACAACCCCTACCGAATAGAGGTTCCCTACACGATCGACATCCGCCAGGTAGAGGAGCACATCGCAGAGGGGCGGGTGCGGGAGGCCGTGGCCCTTGCCAACGGCATCGTCCTGCCGCGCAGCACCCTCCCCGGCATCAGGGAGCTGGGGGAGCACCTCGACCAGGCGCTGCGCGAGAGCGTGCTCACGAGCGATGACTCGGAAGTGCTCTATTCGGCGACCGGCCTGTGGCCCGACGACCTGGAGGTGTGGGAGGCGAGCCTGGCGGCCCTGCACGAGCGCGACCCCAGGGCCCCGCTGATCAAGGCGCGAGTGCAGACGTTGCAGCGGGAGTACGGTGCCGTCTAA